GACCATGGTTGACGCCGTGGCGTTTCCCGGCTCGGGGCTCCATCCATTAAAAGGCGACATGAAAGGGTTCTCGGCGGTATCGGTGAGCGGCAACTGGCGCATCGTATTCCGTTTCGAAAATGGAGATGCTTACGACGTCGACTATGTAGATTATCACTGACATGATGCACAATCCAGCACATCCCGGAGAGATTTTGAAAGATCTGTATTTAGAACCGCTGGGCCTGAGC
The sequence above is a segment of the Rhodothermales bacterium genome. Coding sequences within it:
- a CDS encoding type II toxin-antitoxin system RelE/ParE family toxin, which translates into the protein MIQNFRHKGLRRFFDTGDGSKLNASHLKRIRLILSALNAATMVDAVAFPGSGLHPLKGDMKGFSAVSVSGNWRIVFRFENGDAYDVDYVDYH